A window of the Fibrobacter sp. UWB2 genome harbors these coding sequences:
- a CDS encoding ORF6N domain-containing protein, whose protein sequence is MSKQNVSTFTASKSAGKNDFSLIDENFLKSRIYTIRGLKVMLDSDLAEIYGYDKKVFNQQVKNNIEKFDDDFRFQLDRNELANLISLHPTSDLKSKFLTSSWGGLRKMPFAFTEQGIYMLMTVLKGEQAIAQSKALIRLFKQMKDYIVSENMQLLNVGNSLQISSYMVQNTREIAKIRGELAETRTDVFAMKSDLQKVMENFIDPSMFKHFLILNGQKLEADVAYAQIYGMAKKSVVIIDNYVDVKTLDLLRNVAKGIVITIFSDQYGRTRLTENMLADFRVARQDVVLEDPKTAGNIFHDRYILLDFGSKNEKIFHCGASSKDAGNKITSIVQLDDVSIYHAVFENLL, encoded by the coding sequence ATGAGCAAGCAGAATGTGTCGACTTTTACCGCATCAAAATCAGCCGGCAAAAACGATTTCTCCCTGATAGACGAAAATTTCCTGAAATCCAGAATCTACACGATTCGTGGTCTCAAGGTGATGTTGGATTCCGACTTGGCGGAAATTTATGGGTATGACAAAAAGGTTTTTAACCAGCAGGTCAAAAATAATATTGAAAAGTTTGACGATGATTTTCGGTTTCAGCTTGATCGCAATGAACTTGCAAATCTTATATCCCTGCATCCGACATCAGACTTGAAGTCAAAATTTTTGACTTCAAGTTGGGGCGGCTTGCGAAAAATGCCATTTGCCTTTACCGAACAGGGTATTTATATGCTCATGACGGTCCTCAAAGGGGAACAGGCTATAGCTCAAAGCAAGGCTCTGATTCGCCTTTTCAAGCAGATGAAGGACTACATTGTTTCCGAGAACATGCAGTTGCTCAACGTGGGCAATAGTCTGCAAATTTCCTCTTATATGGTTCAAAATACAAGGGAAATTGCAAAAATTCGTGGAGAACTTGCCGAAACCCGCACGGATGTTTTTGCAATGAAGTCTGATTTGCAGAAGGTAATGGAAAACTTCATTGATCCTTCGATGTTTAAGCACTTCTTGATTTTGAACGGACAGAAACTTGAAGCCGATGTTGCGTATGCGCAAATTTATGGTATGGCAAAGAAGTCGGTGGTCATTATCGACAATTATGTGGATGTCAAGACTTTAGATTTACTGCGGAATGTCGCCAAGGGTATTGTCATTACGATTTTCAGTGATCAATATGGAAGAACCCGGTTGACCGAGAACATGTTGGCTGATTTTAGGGTCGCGCGCCAAGATGTTGTGCTTGAAGATCCGAAAACAGCCGGAAATATATTTCATGACCGCTATATACTGCTTGATTTTGGTTCAAAGAACGAGAAAATATTCCACTGCGGAGCATCTTCCAAAGATGCCGGGAACAAGATTACGTCTATTGTCCAGTTGGATGATGTTTCGATTTACCATGCCGTGTTTGAGAACTTGTTATGA
- a CDS encoding tyrosine-type recombinase/integrase, giving the protein MNCFVFYLAERPSFYQYLEGQNLAVNTMDSYCWTADFFKSHFGRFGRKSLADYKSFLLENYKPKTVNLRIQGINKYLDFAGKSKLRIKNVKVQQKSFLENVISDADYKFLKTSLLQDGQIKWYFVVWFLSATGARVGELVKLKVEHVECGFFDIYGKGGKLRRLYIPETLQKEALKWLAKDGRSSGYLFLNRFGKQITPRGIASQLKTFAKKYGLDEAVVYPHSFRHRFAKNFLEKRNDIALLADLMGHEHIETTRIYLRQTASEQREVVNKVVTW; this is encoded by the coding sequence ATGAACTGCTTCGTTTTCTACCTTGCAGAAAGACCTTCGTTTTACCAGTATCTGGAAGGGCAGAACCTTGCTGTCAATACGATGGATTCGTATTGCTGGACAGCGGACTTCTTCAAGTCGCATTTCGGACGGTTCGGTCGTAAGTCGCTGGCTGATTATAAGAGTTTTCTTTTAGAAAATTACAAACCCAAAACTGTTAATTTGCGAATTCAGGGCATCAACAAGTATTTGGATTTTGCAGGCAAATCGAAGTTACGGATCAAGAATGTCAAGGTTCAGCAAAAAAGTTTTCTGGAAAATGTCATTAGCGATGCCGATTACAAATTTTTGAAAACTAGTCTATTGCAAGATGGTCAAATCAAGTGGTATTTTGTAGTGTGGTTTCTTTCGGCGACGGGCGCCCGCGTAGGGGAGCTTGTGAAACTCAAAGTGGAACATGTCGAGTGCGGATTTTTTGACATCTACGGAAAAGGTGGAAAGTTGCGTCGGCTCTACATTCCTGAGACTTTGCAAAAAGAAGCTTTGAAATGGCTTGCGAAGGATGGACGGTCGAGTGGATACCTTTTCTTGAATCGTTTTGGCAAGCAAATTACCCCGCGGGGAATTGCCTCGCAACTGAAAACGTTCGCAAAGAAATATGGCCTAGACGAAGCCGTTGTTTATCCCCATTCGTTCCGTCACCGGTTTGCCAAGAATTTCTTGGAGAAACGGAATGACATCGCTCTGCTTGCTGATCTCATGGGGCACGAACATATCGAAACTACACGTATATATTTGCGCCAGACTGCAAGTGAACAACGTGAAGTTGTGAATAAGGTGGTGACGTGGTAA
- a CDS encoding TraB/GumN family protein, which translates to MNETNSQSVETKEPVTGEKSDIYRIHTKDNREIVLVGTAHISQISKDLVHETIETENPDTVCVELDEGRLKSIQDPNRWKNTDLRDVIRKKQLATLIANLVLGSYQKRMGAQTGVKPGSELKEAVDVANEKNIPIVLADRDIKITLKRTWACTPWYRKFSLLGGLFASIFDKTEISEEELQKIKEKDALNSMMQEFGKTFPEVKQVLIDERDQFLASKIKNAPGDKVVAVVGAGHMRGIAGIIEENKELPSEESISVIPKGTAIWKIIGWTITLAIIASIVLVGYFAGIEKAGQLSLQWAMLTGGGAMLGAIIAGGHPLTVLVALVMAPFTGLTPLIGVGFFTALTQVYVRPPRVSEMETLTDDIWQVRRWWKNRVTRVILCFLCPGIPAIIGKILAIFKIYQAF; encoded by the coding sequence ATGAACGAAACCAATTCTCAGTCTGTAGAAACCAAGGAACCTGTAACGGGCGAAAAGTCCGACATTTACCGTATCCACACCAAGGATAACAGGGAGATCGTCCTTGTCGGTACAGCACACATTTCACAGATTTCCAAAGATTTAGTCCACGAAACGATTGAAACGGAAAACCCGGATACAGTTTGCGTGGAACTCGACGAAGGCAGGCTCAAGTCCATCCAGGACCCGAACCGCTGGAAGAATACAGACCTGAGAGACGTGATTCGTAAAAAACAGCTCGCCACCCTCATTGCAAACCTCGTGCTCGGTTCATACCAGAAACGCATGGGCGCACAAACAGGAGTCAAGCCGGGCTCCGAACTGAAGGAGGCGGTTGACGTTGCAAACGAGAAGAACATCCCCATTGTGCTCGCGGACCGCGACATCAAGATTACGCTCAAGCGCACCTGGGCCTGCACTCCGTGGTACCGCAAGTTCAGCTTGCTCGGCGGGCTTTTCGCAAGCATTTTCGACAAAACCGAGATTAGCGAAGAAGAGCTCCAGAAAATCAAGGAGAAGGACGCCCTCAACTCCATGATGCAGGAGTTCGGAAAGACATTCCCCGAAGTGAAACAGGTGCTCATCGATGAACGCGACCAGTTCCTCGCGAGCAAGATCAAGAACGCTCCGGGCGACAAGGTCGTCGCAGTCGTGGGCGCAGGTCACATGCGCGGCATCGCAGGCATCATCGAAGAAAACAAGGAACTCCCAAGCGAAGAATCGATTTCCGTCATCCCGAAGGGAACGGCCATCTGGAAGATTATCGGTTGGACCATCACTCTTGCGATTATTGCAAGCATCGTGCTTGTCGGCTATTTTGCTGGAATCGAGAAGGCCGGACAGCTGAGCCTGCAGTGGGCCATGCTGACTGGCGGTGGCGCCATGCTCGGTGCAATCATCGCAGGCGGCCATCCGTTGACCGTACTTGTGGCGCTGGTCATGGCTCCGTTTACGGGGCTTACACCGCTTATCGGGGTTGGATTCTTTACAGCCCTGACGCAGGTTTACGTACGACCACCGCGCGTATCTGAAATGGAAACGCTTACAGACGACATCTGGCAGGTCAGGCGCTGGTGGAAGAACCGAGTGACGAGAGTCATCCTCTGCTTCTTGTGTCCGGGAATTCCAGCCATTATCGGTAAAATTCTCGCGATTTTCAAGATTTATCAGGCATTTTAG
- the cmk gene encoding (d)CMP kinase, whose translation MSNSENFVIALDGGSGTGKSTTAKIIAKKLGITYLDTGAMYRAVTLAALDAGLAAEEGPAMDELLSNLTLGFDSENHILINGVCRESEIRGMRVSSNVSIYCALPSVRAAMTKQQREIGKKQSCILDGRDIGTVVFPDAKYKFFMVTDVKVRAERRYKELLEKGEKVTLEEVLNNLVERDRLDSSRATAPLKKADDAIEIDTTHISIEQQVQKILDYVGVVA comes from the coding sequence ATGAGTAATTCGGAAAATTTTGTTATCGCCCTTGATGGGGGCTCTGGCACAGGCAAGAGTACCACTGCAAAGATTATTGCAAAGAAATTGGGCATTACCTACCTCGACACAGGTGCGATGTACCGCGCCGTGACGCTTGCCGCCCTCGATGCGGGTCTTGCTGCTGAAGAAGGTCCGGCTATGGACGAATTGCTCTCTAACCTCACGCTCGGGTTCGATTCCGAAAACCACATCCTCATTAACGGTGTCTGCCGCGAATCTGAAATCCGTGGCATGCGCGTATCGAGCAACGTGAGCATCTACTGCGCCCTCCCGTCGGTCCGCGCCGCAATGACCAAGCAGCAGCGTGAAATCGGCAAGAAGCAGAGTTGCATTCTGGATGGCCGCGACATCGGAACCGTCGTATTCCCCGATGCGAAGTACAAGTTTTTCATGGTGACGGACGTGAAGGTCCGCGCCGAACGCCGCTACAAGGAACTCCTTGAAAAAGGCGAAAAAGTTACCCTCGAAGAAGTCCTCAACAATCTGGTCGAACGCGACCGTCTGGACTCCTCTCGTGCGACCGCCCCGTTGAAGAAGGCGGACGATGCTATTGAAATTGACACTACACACATCTCAATCGAACAACAGGTTCAAAAGATTCTTGACTACGTAGGTGTAGTGGCGTAG
- a CDS encoding 30S ribosomal protein S1 has product MSQNLKFGTQEDLEEILAAQGECSPDFRKANADVYAGMGCLEQGKLVTGKISQVNDQEVLVDVNYKSEGVIDRAEFKDTDSLELGSEIEVFVEKLEDEDGRLILSKQKADFVRVWDRIHAAFENNEVVRGTLTKRIKGGVVVDLFGIDAFLPGSQIDLRQIPDINALIGQEFDLKVIKVNKARRNIVVSRRVVLEEERNKQRGDVLETLEKNQVRKGIVKNITDFGAFIDLGGVDGLLHITDMSYKRINHPSEMLQLGQEVEVMVLDFNDKKERISLGMKQLKPHPWKDIAERYPEGAIVKGKVVSITDYGAFVELDSGVEGLIHVSEMSWTQHVKHPSKILTVGQEVEAVVLKVEEDAERISLGMKQLESDPWDSIETELPPGARVVGEIRNIASFGAFVEIKEGVDGLIHVSDMSWTKKITHPNEMVKKGDKVECVVLAVDKEKRRISLSMKHLTEDPWDSIDSTYPVDSEVKGKIVRMLDRGVVVELADGIEGFIPVSKLTAEYIKVPADAFKVGDEVPAVVTEIDQNNRKIYLSVVDYFKNRESAELKAWMDSHKPGENGTTIGEAVAPKKKASKKKAEKSEEAEA; this is encoded by the coding sequence ATGTCTCAAAATCTCAAATTCGGAACTCAAGAAGATCTCGAAGAAATTCTCGCCGCCCAGGGTGAATGCTCCCCGGACTTCCGCAAGGCCAACGCTGACGTCTATGCCGGCATGGGCTGCCTCGAACAGGGCAAGCTCGTCACGGGTAAGATCAGCCAGGTGAACGACCAGGAAGTTCTCGTCGACGTGAACTACAAGTCCGAAGGCGTTATTGATCGCGCCGAATTCAAGGATACTGATTCTCTCGAACTCGGTTCCGAAATCGAAGTGTTCGTCGAAAAGCTCGAAGACGAAGACGGTCGCCTCATCCTCTCCAAGCAGAAGGCTGACTTCGTTCGCGTGTGGGATCGCATCCACGCTGCATTCGAAAACAACGAAGTCGTACGCGGCACTCTCACGAAGCGCATCAAGGGCGGCGTTGTCGTCGACCTCTTTGGTATCGATGCCTTCCTCCCGGGCTCTCAGATCGACCTCCGTCAGATTCCGGACATCAACGCTCTTATCGGCCAGGAATTCGACCTCAAGGTTATCAAGGTCAACAAGGCTCGTCGCAACATCGTCGTTTCTCGCCGTGTTGTTCTCGAAGAAGAACGCAACAAGCAGCGTGGCGACGTTCTCGAAACTCTCGAGAAGAACCAGGTCCGCAAGGGTATCGTCAAGAACATCACCGACTTTGGTGCATTCATCGACCTTGGCGGCGTAGATGGCCTCCTCCACATCACCGACATGAGCTACAAGCGCATCAACCACCCGTCCGAAATGCTCCAGCTCGGTCAGGAAGTCGAAGTCATGGTTCTCGACTTCAACGACAAGAAGGAACGCATCTCTCTCGGCATGAAGCAGCTTAAGCCGCATCCGTGGAAGGATATCGCTGAACGTTATCCGGAAGGCGCTATCGTCAAGGGTAAGGTTGTTTCCATCACTGATTACGGTGCATTCGTCGAACTCGACAGCGGTGTTGAAGGTCTCATCCACGTTTCTGAAATGTCCTGGACCCAGCACGTCAAGCACCCGTCCAAAATCCTCACCGTTGGTCAGGAAGTCGAAGCTGTTGTTCTCAAGGTTGAAGAAGATGCAGAACGTATCTCTCTCGGCATGAAGCAGCTCGAATCTGATCCGTGGGATTCTATCGAAACTGAACTTCCGCCGGGCGCACGCGTCGTCGGTGAAATCCGCAACATCGCTTCCTTCGGCGCATTCGTCGAAATCAAGGAAGGTGTTGATGGCCTCATCCACGTCTCTGACATGTCCTGGACCAAGAAGATCACCCACCCGAACGAAATGGTCAAGAAGGGTGACAAGGTTGAATGCGTCGTTCTCGCCGTCGATAAGGAAAAACGCCGCATTTCTCTCTCCATGAAGCACCTCACCGAAGACCCGTGGGATTCTATCGATTCCACCTACCCGGTTGACTCCGAAGTCAAGGGCAAGATCGTTCGCATGCTCGACCGCGGCGTCGTGGTTGAACTCGCTGACGGTATCGAAGGCTTCATCCCGGTCTCCAAGCTCACCGCTGAATACATCAAGGTTCCGGCCGATGCATTCAAGGTTGGCGACGAAGTTCCGGCTGTCGTGACCGAAATCGATCAGAACAACCGCAAGATCTATCTCTCCGTTGTTGACTACTTCAAGAACCGTGAATCCGCTGAACTCAAGGCTTGGATGGACTCCCACAAGCCGGGCGAAAACGGCACCACGATTGGCGAAGCTGTTGCTCCGAAGAAGAAGGCTTCCAAGAAGAAGGCTGAAAAGTCCGAAGAAGCTGAAGCTTAA
- a CDS encoding acyltransferase family protein, with the protein MELRESRITKRIAWIDICKALAISLVALGHMQSIYLVNETIFAFAMPAFFFLSGYTFERSANAPFLELLRKKFHSLVIPYFGFSAILFAFWFLVRRNFGLSYETHATVTDVLMQILCGTNSTFFVTPLWFLTCLFVVEILFWCLLRIRKKFLRVTIIALLFIPGLIYWTYMDMLQLPHVFWNFDQASFFLSCLAIGFVASKRNLVEKLLCSLKRNLFVVLVSVIVFALVFAVREKTTSPLLFVSMQAMMTFSSLLAFVAICKSIRERAVLNFIGQNTITILALHIMVQSILRGVLFKVFHVAPEWIETSLIVSVVLTLVTIAALVPVILLINRFTPWLAGKRLSALK; encoded by the coding sequence ATGGAACTTCGCGAATCCCGCATCACAAAACGCATCGCCTGGATTGACATTTGCAAGGCTCTCGCCATTAGCTTAGTCGCACTCGGCCACATGCAATCTATTTACCTTGTCAATGAAACTATTTTCGCTTTTGCCATGCCCGCGTTCTTTTTCCTCTCCGGCTACACTTTTGAACGCTCGGCGAACGCTCCATTCCTAGAACTCCTCCGAAAAAAGTTCCACAGCCTAGTCATTCCGTATTTTGGATTTTCTGCGATTCTTTTTGCGTTCTGGTTCTTGGTGCGCCGCAATTTTGGCCTGTCGTACGAGACCCATGCGACTGTCACTGACGTCTTGATGCAGATCCTGTGCGGGACGAACAGCACGTTCTTTGTGACTCCTCTTTGGTTTTTGACTTGCCTTTTTGTGGTAGAAATCCTCTTTTGGTGCTTGCTCCGCATTCGGAAAAAGTTCCTGAGGGTGACCATAATTGCTTTGCTTTTTATTCCGGGACTTATTTACTGGACTTATATGGATATGTTGCAGTTGCCGCATGTTTTCTGGAATTTTGATCAGGCGAGTTTCTTTCTTTCGTGTCTAGCCATTGGTTTTGTCGCATCGAAGAGGAATTTAGTTGAAAAATTACTTTGTTCTTTAAAACGTAATTTATTTGTGGTTTTAGTTTCGGTAATTGTATTTGCGCTAGTATTTGCCGTCCGTGAAAAAACAACGTCTCCTTTGCTTTTTGTGTCGATGCAGGCAATGATGACTTTTTCTAGCTTGCTCGCTTTTGTTGCGATTTGCAAATCCATTCGCGAAAGAGCTGTCCTGAATTTTATCGGGCAGAATACGATTACGATTTTGGCGTTGCATATCATGGTACAGAGCATCTTGCGTGGCGTGCTATTCAAGGTTTTCCATGTGGCGCCTGAATGGATTGAAACCTCGCTAATCGTGAGCGTTGTGTTGACTCTCGTGACGATTGCGGCTCTCGTTCCCGTCATTCTGCTGATTAATAGATTTACCCCCTGGCTCGCCGGGAAAAGGCTTAGTGCTCTCAAATGA
- the coaBC gene encoding bifunctional phosphopantothenoylcysteine decarboxylase/phosphopantothenate--cysteine ligase CoaBC, whose amino-acid sequence MNLAGKKILLGVSGGIAAYKSCELLRLLQKKGAEVRVCMTEAATQFVAPLTFASLSKCPVYLKNGAVEARPFQHIDFPRWADLYLVVPATANVIGKFVYGIADDPVSLCFMSCTGPRFIAPAMNVAMFNSPAVKRNLETLRSFENTFVMDSPAGELACGEVGKGRLLDPAEIVEYLEASSVILSEVPRAKSKDLQALPAENEVDPTLPGYGKKVLITAGRTEEAIDPVRYISNRSSGKTAVAIAATFLANGFDVSVVAGPMEAEFPGAVHVTKIKSACDMHKAVLEQMKNADVLVHCAAVADYRPKVAATEKIKDSRSQLVLELEPNPNILRDSVAQKRADQVIVGFALETDHFKEHAAEKLKKSGADALLLNAPVAANSGFGFDEVRYTLIRANSRNAQNAAEVEIPEMKMGSKIDLAQEIVDFSLDQLKNA is encoded by the coding sequence ATGAATCTCGCTGGAAAGAAAATCCTTCTTGGAGTCTCGGGCGGAATTGCCGCCTACAAGTCTTGTGAACTCTTGCGCCTGTTGCAAAAGAAAGGCGCCGAAGTGCGCGTCTGCATGACCGAAGCCGCTACACAGTTCGTGGCCCCGCTTACGTTTGCAAGCCTCTCCAAGTGCCCGGTTTACCTGAAAAATGGCGCCGTTGAAGCGCGCCCGTTCCAGCATATCGATTTCCCGCGTTGGGCCGACCTTTATCTCGTCGTTCCGGCGACCGCGAATGTCATCGGAAAATTTGTCTATGGCATTGCTGATGACCCAGTGAGCCTTTGCTTTATGAGCTGCACGGGTCCGCGTTTTATTGCCCCCGCAATGAATGTCGCGATGTTCAATTCCCCGGCGGTCAAGCGCAACCTCGAAACGCTCCGCAGTTTTGAAAATACGTTCGTGATGGACAGCCCGGCGGGCGAACTCGCCTGTGGCGAAGTTGGCAAAGGTCGCCTCCTCGACCCTGCGGAAATCGTGGAATATTTGGAAGCTAGTAGTGTCATCCTGAGCGAAGTGCCGCGCGCGAAGTCGAAGGATCTTCAAGCTCTTCCTGCTGAAAATGAAGTGGATCCGACGCTTCCCGGTTACGGCAAGAAGGTCCTCATCACGGCTGGTCGCACCGAAGAAGCGATTGACCCGGTGCGTTACATTAGCAACCGCAGCAGCGGAAAGACTGCTGTTGCCATTGCCGCGACGTTCCTGGCGAACGGCTTTGATGTGAGCGTTGTCGCTGGCCCGATGGAAGCTGAATTTCCGGGTGCCGTCCACGTGACAAAAATCAAGAGCGCTTGCGACATGCATAAGGCTGTTCTTGAACAGATGAAGAATGCCGATGTGCTCGTGCATTGCGCCGCCGTGGCCGATTATCGCCCGAAGGTGGCCGCTACAGAAAAAATCAAGGATAGCCGTAGTCAGCTCGTTTTGGAACTTGAACCGAATCCGAACATCTTGCGTGACAGCGTCGCGCAAAAGCGTGCGGACCAGGTCATTGTCGGTTTTGCGCTTGAAACGGACCACTTCAAGGAACATGCGGCCGAGAAGCTCAAGAAGAGCGGCGCCGATGCGCTACTCCTCAATGCCCCTGTGGCTGCGAACAGCGGTTTTGGTTTTGACGAAGTCCGTTACACGTTAATCCGCGCGAACTCTCGCAATGCACAAAATGCGGCTGAGGTTGAAATTCCCGAGATGAAGATGGGTTCTAAAATCGATCTCGCACAAGAAATTGTAGATTTTAGCCTTGATCAGTTAAAGAACGCTTAG
- the dnaB gene encoding replicative DNA helicase, with protein MSEENNSKSFEGRQMPADVEAERCLLGGILRDPEVMGTAVMAISDDDFFYMERHQLIWNALCSLNKAVTPIDPVTLSAELTKMGKLDIVGGREYIFELMESVASSANVPWQLEHLRSKAVLRKLIRTSSDIIRQAMDPASTPDNVLQDAERDIFAIADNQVRNTLKSIDNFVAPLLERINNRREGGITGVPTGITELDELTNGLQNSDLIILAARPGVGKTSFAMTVAANAAIRYGKNVAFFSLEMDGIQLAQRLLCSQAQVDQSRLRNGKLNSDEIKKIIAAVTPINQAPLFVDDNADLGIMELMSKARQLKHKGHLDLLIIDYLQLMKTGKEENRAVAIGAISRGLKILAKELSIPVIALAQLSRKVEEKGRERPQLSDLRESGSIEQDADMVWFVERPFVQTHKDEDRYKATLIVAKHRNGSVKDIDMSFVPEYTTFYDATDQQGVEGDEDYQYGSDDEGGGPQVADFGSF; from the coding sequence ATGTCTGAAGAAAATAATTCCAAGTCGTTTGAAGGTCGTCAAATGCCCGCCGATGTTGAGGCGGAGCGCTGCCTGTTGGGCGGTATTTTGCGTGATCCCGAAGTGATGGGTACCGCAGTTATGGCCATCAGTGACGATGACTTTTTCTACATGGAACGTCATCAGTTGATTTGGAACGCACTTTGCAGTTTGAACAAGGCGGTGACCCCCATCGATCCCGTGACGCTTTCGGCGGAACTTACGAAGATGGGCAAGCTCGACATTGTCGGTGGCCGTGAATACATCTTTGAATTGATGGAATCTGTTGCGTCGTCGGCGAATGTTCCGTGGCAGTTGGAACACCTCCGCAGCAAGGCGGTGCTTCGCAAGCTCATCCGCACGTCATCCGATATTATCCGCCAGGCGATGGACCCGGCATCTACTCCGGACAATGTGCTGCAAGATGCCGAACGCGATATCTTTGCGATTGCCGATAACCAGGTGCGCAACACCTTAAAGTCTATCGACAACTTTGTGGCTCCTCTTCTGGAACGCATCAACAACCGCAGGGAAGGCGGCATTACGGGCGTGCCTACGGGCATTACGGAACTGGACGAACTCACAAACGGTCTCCAGAATTCCGACTTGATTATTCTCGCAGCCCGTCCGGGTGTCGGTAAGACGTCTTTCGCTATGACGGTTGCCGCAAACGCCGCTATTCGTTACGGCAAGAACGTCGCCTTCTTCAGCTTGGAAATGGACGGCATTCAGCTTGCCCAACGTCTGCTCTGCTCGCAGGCGCAGGTCGACCAGAGTAGGCTCCGCAACGGTAAGCTCAACTCTGACGAAATCAAGAAGATTATCGCCGCCGTGACTCCGATTAACCAGGCTCCGCTGTTTGTCGATGACAACGCCGACCTCGGCATCATGGAACTCATGAGCAAGGCGCGCCAGCTCAAGCACAAGGGCCACCTTGACCTCCTCATCATCGACTACTTGCAGTTGATGAAGACCGGCAAGGAAGAAAACCGCGCCGTCGCTATCGGTGCAATTTCCCGTGGCCTCAAGATCTTGGCAAAGGAATTGAGCATCCCGGTCATTGCGCTCGCTCAGCTCAGCCGTAAAGTCGAAGAAAAAGGCCGTGAACGTCCGCAGCTTTCGGACTTGCGTGAATCCGGTTCTATCGAACAGGACGCTGACATGGTGTGGTTTGTGGAACGCCCGTTCGTGCAGACGCACAAGGATGAAGACCGCTACAAGGCAACGCTCATTGTGGCTAAGCACCGTAACGGTTCCGTCAAAGATATCGACATGAGCTTCGTGCCGGAATACACGACGTTCTACGATGCGACCGACCAGCAAGGCGTGGAAGGTGACGAAGATTACCAGTATGGTTCTGATGACGAAGGCGGTGGACCGCAGGTTGCCGACTTTGGAAGTTTTTAA
- a CDS encoding ABC transporter permease, whose translation MTLILRPINWIGQKIVDAVASVGECICILFITLKQFRYVHKNPALIVKEMISVGVSSLPLLFVTSIFTGMVATIMAEFEFHNLVSDKFVGTAACKMVLIELGPLLTAIVLSGRVGSAVAAEIGSMKEKEELSAYVVLGLDPYRYLAMPRLFAFLTMIPCLTAISNALALIGGWIVCVLALDITTYTYSTGMQYLFDSLDLWAGIIKSIVFGTIIFVLAYYHGTHSKPGAHGVGLATMSVVVSSCLMILVSDFILDAFMFF comes from the coding sequence ATGACGCTGATTTTGAGACCGATAAATTGGATTGGACAAAAGATTGTCGATGCAGTCGCCTCTGTGGGTGAGTGCATTTGCATCCTGTTTATCACGCTCAAGCAGTTCCGCTATGTGCACAAGAATCCGGCGCTGATTGTCAAGGAGATGATCTCCGTAGGCGTCTCCTCGCTCCCGCTCTTGTTCGTGACGTCCATCTTCACGGGCATGGTCGCGACCATCATGGCCGAGTTCGAATTCCACAATCTCGTGTCCGACAAGTTTGTGGGGACCGCCGCTTGCAAGATGGTGCTCATCGAGCTTGGACCGCTCCTTACGGCCATCGTGCTTTCGGGGCGTGTGGGTAGTGCTGTCGCTGCCGAAATCGGTTCCATGAAAGAGAAAGAGGAACTCTCCGCGTACGTGGTGCTTGGGCTCGACCCGTACCGCTACCTCGCGATGCCGAGACTGTTTGCGTTCTTGACGATGATCCCGTGCCTGACAGCCATTTCAAACGCGCTTGCGCTGATTGGTGGCTGGATCGTCTGTGTGCTTGCTTTGGATATCACGACCTACACCTATTCGACCGGTATGCAGTACCTGTTTGATAGTTTGGATTTGTGGGCGGGGATTATCAAGTCGATTGTGTTTGGGACAATCATCTTTGTGCTTGCTTACTACCATGGGACGCATTCCAAGCCGGGTGCGCATGGCGTGGGCCTTGCAACGATGAGCGTCGTTGTTTCTAGCTGTCTTATGATTTTGGTTTCTGACTTTATTCTTGACGCGTTCATGTTCTTCTAG